In Ignisphaera sp., one DNA window encodes the following:
- a CDS encoding beta-propeller domain-containing protein, with protein MSVENRSTVLATIALILGISLALTPYLLYIYREKTYTQTHTATIVTLTKTPVITEKHEHIDNRFKDILEHLLQAKSLYNIDQSLYQMLFRRRDTALAKLMIPKSEVSETRVSETNVQVVGVDEPDIVKTNGKLIAVASGSSIYVVDAIGRKVLSILNFTGEVAGLFLYGDTLATVVQHYTIMPFIPLEVGVGSNLRALVSPGTVNTSVFVIDLTDAVNPRIKLSLEITGDFLDARRIDNYVYLVLTQALDPNFISKSTLILPFVNSEPLNPENIHIIDQAPTSYVNIAVVDLVNSTYNVESFLVSRGSRIYMIPGKLYIVSDEIPHRLVIEKVLEKALILLPEEITKKISEYMVSKEIDRAYQTLIESISALDEQEIRKLVDEINKELSTIDVELTRVYVFNVQEFSIRLANYFKVPGRLLDQFAIEEVNNITILATTVSNLKPKLYVDKIYYQYTDNTTEVKIQVDECSNSICTQKTITITRPRVEEKQREPSYYIGLTYESSSESENNVYIYDANTYKLLGKLEGLAKSERIYSARVVKNILFLVTFRNIDPLFAIDISDPTNPKVLGFLKIPGFSEYLHPLPNNTLLGIGIEGSSLKISLFDVSNSTNMKEVSKIYIRDSYSEVLHNHRAVTLDIEFGRVYMPVMIFWQQEGIAVIQIKNNSIYLTTILMHQGSRRAIYIGNELYTVSLNSIKIYDYQTLEELYKIPLTR; from the coding sequence TTGAGTGTAGAAAATAGATCTACAGTATTAGCAACAATAGCCTTAATATTAGGTATATCGCTAGCTCTAACACCATATCTACTGTATATATATAGAGAAAAAACATATACACAAACACATACCGCTACTATTGTAACTCTAACAAAAACGCCAGTAATTACAGAAAAACATGAACACATAGATAACAGATTCAAGGATATCTTAGAGCATCTACTTCAAGCAAAAAGCTTATACAATATTGATCAATCGCTATATCAAATGCTATTCAGAAGACGTGATACAGCATTAGCAAAACTTATGATACCAAAGTCAGAGGTATCTGAAACAAGGGTATCTGAAACAAATGTACAGGTTGTTGGTGTTGATGAACCTGATATTGTTAAAACGAATGGTAAGCTCATAGCTGTTGCAAGTGGTTCTAGTATCTATGTAGTTGATGCCATAGGTAGGAAAGTTCTAAGTATACTTAACTTCACAGGAGAAGTAGCAGGACTATTCCTTTATGGTGATACCCTAGCTACTGTAGTACAGCACTACACGATTATGCCATTTATACCATTAGAAGTAGGTGTAGGAAGCAATCTCAGAGCTTTAGTATCTCCAGGAACAGTAAACACAAGTGTATTCGTTATAGATCTTACTGATGCTGTAAACCCAAGGATAAAACTAAGCTTAGAGATTACGGGAGACTTCTTAGATGCACGGAGAATAGATAACTACGTATACCTAGTGCTAACTCAAGCTCTAGACCCTAATTTCATCAGTAAATCCACACTAATTCTGCCTTTCGTAAATAGTGAACCCTTGAACCCAGAGAATATCCACATAATAGATCAAGCACCAACAAGCTACGTAAACATAGCTGTAGTAGATCTAGTGAACTCAACATATAATGTTGAATCCTTCTTAGTGAGTAGAGGAAGTAGGATATACATGATCCCTGGAAAACTATACATAGTATCAGACGAAATCCCGCACCGCTTAGTAATTGAAAAAGTGTTGGAGAAAGCCTTGATCTTGCTTCCCGAAGAAATAACGAAAAAGATATCCGAATACATGGTCTCTAAGGAAATAGATAGAGCATACCAAACACTTATCGAAAGCATTAGTGCTCTTGATGAACAAGAGATTAGAAAGCTCGTAGATGAGATAAATAAGGAGTTATCAACCATAGATGTCGAATTAACTAGAGTATATGTATTCAATGTGCAGGAATTCTCTATTAGGTTAGCGAACTACTTCAAGGTTCCTGGGAGATTGCTGGATCAATTCGCTATAGAGGAGGTAAACAACATAACGATTCTAGCAACTACAGTCTCTAATTTAAAGCCTAAACTATATGTCGATAAGATATATTACCAATACACAGATAATACAACAGAAGTTAAAATACAGGTAGATGAGTGTAGCAACTCAATATGTACACAGAAAACGATAACGATTACGAGACCTAGAGTTGAAGAAAAACAGAGAGAACCCTCATACTACATAGGTTTAACGTACGAGTCTAGCTCAGAATCAGAAAACAATGTCTATATATATGATGCAAATACATACAAACTTTTAGGAAAACTTGAAGGACTCGCAAAAAGTGAAAGAATATATTCAGCTAGAGTTGTTAAAAACATACTATTCCTTGTAACATTTAGAAACATAGACCCCCTCTTCGCTATAGATATCAGTGACCCAACTAACCCAAAGGTGCTAGGCTTCCTAAAGATACCTGGATTCAGTGAATACCTACATCCATTACCAAACAATACGTTGCTAGGAATAGGCATAGAAGGTTCCAGCCTTAAGATATCTCTATTCGATGTCAGTAACTCTACGAATATGAAGGAGGTATCCAAGATCTACATCAGAGATAGTTATAGCGAAGTCTTGCACAATCACAGAGCTGTTACACTAGATATAGAGTTTGGTAGAGTATACATGCCGGTAATGATATTCTGGCAACAAGAAGGCATAGCCGTAATACAGATTAAAAACAACTCAATATATCTAACAACAATACTAATGCATCAAGGCTCTAGAAGAGCTATATACATAGGCAACGAGCTCTACACAGTATCACTAAATAGCATAAAGATATACGACTACCAAACATTAGAAGAACTATATAAAATACCACTAACTAGATAA
- a CDS encoding ThuA domain-containing protein: MDKILVFTYTAGYRHSYITTAIEVLTRLGEKTNLFEVYATEDLEEFTNTTLNSSKAVLFLTSGDIPFSEEQKNLLIEFVESGGGFIGIHNAADTLYSYPRYGEMIGGYFHSHPWKQEAVFIVEDTNHPATKHLPKRFKAYEEIYVFRNWIGRNRARVLISLDTSSVDLSISSKDVRDYPMSWCHSYGDGRVFYTAFGHQVKRWREEWFQNHILGGIVWVLDKELLDRQTYRG; this comes from the coding sequence TTGGATAAGATACTTGTTTTTACATATACAGCTGGCTATAGACATAGCTATATAACTACTGCTATAGAAGTTTTAACCAGATTGGGAGAGAAAACAAATCTTTTTGAGGTTTATGCTACAGAAGATTTAGAAGAATTCACAAATACTACATTAAATAGTTCAAAAGCAGTTCTTTTCCTAACCTCAGGCGATATACCTTTTTCTGAAGAACAGAAGAATCTATTGATAGAATTTGTTGAAAGTGGTGGAGGATTTATTGGTATACATAACGCAGCAGATACTCTATACAGTTATCCTCGATATGGTGAAATGATTGGAGGATACTTTCATTCACATCCATGGAAACAAGAAGCTGTATTCATCGTGGAAGACACTAATCATCCTGCAACGAAACACTTACCCAAGAGATTTAAAGCATACGAAGAGATATATGTCTTTAGAAACTGGATAGGTAGAAATAGAGCAAGAGTCTTGATAAGCCTGGATACATCTTCCGTAGACTTGTCTATTTCATCAAAAGATGTTAGAGACTACCCCATGTCTTGGTGCCATAGCTATGGAGATGGTAGAGTATTCTACACAGCTTTTGGTCATCAAGTTAAGAGATGGAGAGAAGAGTGGTTTCAAAATCATATCTTAGGAGGTATAGTGTGGGTCTTAGATAAAGAGCTTTTAGATCGCCAGACGTATAGAGGCTAG
- a CDS encoding nucleotidyltransferase family protein: MTKVVAAIPAGGEGTRLRPYTEVIPKPMIPIGIEEKPVLEYVIKWLKKFGIDDIVLLVGYRWKQIRNYFGDGSRFGVNIRYSIDNDNYRGTGGALLNAFKNGFFDSDIVLVWYGDIIAPIDVSSLIAKHIERKADIVIVLANRYKVPVGVAKVDKDKVIGFEEKPWINLYVSLAILTITPQLLTYAEDHLGTSFDIMGDLIPWMVSRGFNVIAYEYHGSWYDIGGVEQYKKLCLDDVKIFVQE, translated from the coding sequence ATGACTAAGGTTGTTGCAGCTATCCCTGCTGGTGGAGAAGGAACTAGGCTTAGACCTTATACAGAGGTTATCCCTAAGCCTATGATACCTATAGGAATTGAGGAAAAACCTGTCCTTGAATATGTTATTAAATGGTTGAAGAAGTTCGGTATAGATGATATAGTTCTTCTTGTTGGATATAGATGGAAACAAATAAGAAACTATTTTGGTGATGGATCTAGATTTGGTGTAAACATTAGGTACAGTATAGATAACGATAATTATAGAGGTACAGGTGGAGCGCTACTGAACGCCTTTAAGAATGGGTTTTTCGATAGCGATATAGTTTTGGTATGGTATGGAGATATAATTGCTCCCATAGATGTATCTAGCCTAATTGCTAAACATATTGAAAGAAAAGCTGATATCGTTATTGTTTTAGCTAATAGATACAAAGTTCCCGTAGGTGTTGCTAAAGTTGATAAAGATAAGGTTATAGGGTTTGAGGAAAAACCTTGGATAAACCTGTATGTATCTCTAGCTATACTAACCATTACGCCACAATTGTTGACATATGCTGAAGACCATTTAGGAACATCATTCGATATTATGGGGGACCTCATACCGTGGATGGTGAGTAGAGGGTTCAATGTTATTGCATACGAGTACCATGGTTCGTGGTACGACATAGGTGGTGTAGAACAGTATAAGAAGTTGTGTCTCGATGATGTAAAGATCTTTGTTCAGGAGTAG
- the nrdD gene encoding anaerobic ribonucleoside-triphosphate reductase: MVLQKLESSAIEEYLSSYEWAVKDNANVPKAVTGLLSHVLGSALYEETLRLLPMDSLRLHEDGWIYIYKIRDGSIVKPYCGGIDSKPIVERGLKTPTVASRPPRHLDSAVDQVMNAAYIFSQERTGAIGLYGIDVTLAPFIRRDKLDYRAVKQNIQRFIFNMNYPLKAGQSPFSNVVFAISNKFYRSQPVPLPEQKFRFVLDTYENYIDEAEIVLKAFTEVFVEGDALHQPFTFPIPTAIMNNDMEKILNSNEDLGKSFWGMVAKVGQMYFLNGYRHKAEDLFSFCCRLLSDMGRVREILHQAKGMWDMPPSVGSINVVVINLPRLAMIARISDERRMFDKLDELLEIGRETLMWFRARYQKLFAEGMYPMTKEYIDPTDPFKFYYNTIGVIGMAEYASVMMGNPFLWLKMQPSDIPKVVKLYSDILRYISKRLQEFEEEDEVLYNVEEVPGETLGVKLAWKDVSFAKELTRSEDLSIYIPVGEVDGRKNPFYTNQLTPPYTTLHLRHQLEIESQCQKLFTGGVIKHVFVDKELSLETVARFVTRTLRETDIVYMSITPTVAVCPSCGHRSIGRVTRCSNCGAPMDLWSRIVGYYRPVKAWNSGRAAEFNLRRDLSREVEELAI; encoded by the coding sequence ATGGTATTACAAAAACTTGAAAGTTCCGCTATTGAAGAGTATTTGAGTAGTTATGAATGGGCTGTAAAAGATAATGCTAATGTACCTAAAGCTGTAACCGGTTTGCTGAGCCATGTCCTAGGTTCAGCTCTCTATGAGGAGACACTAAGGCTTCTGCCAATGGATTCGCTTAGGCTTCATGAAGATGGATGGATCTATATATATAAGATTAGAGATGGATCTATAGTTAAGCCTTATTGTGGTGGAATAGACTCTAAACCTATTGTGGAAAGAGGTCTCAAAACCCCTACGGTTGCTTCTAGACCACCAAGGCACCTAGATTCTGCTGTAGATCAAGTTATGAATGCTGCCTACATCTTTAGCCAGGAGAGAACAGGTGCTATAGGTCTTTATGGAATTGATGTAACTCTAGCTCCATTCATAAGAAGAGACAAACTCGACTATAGAGCTGTTAAACAAAACATTCAGCGCTTTATCTTCAACATGAACTACCCATTAAAAGCTGGACAAAGTCCTTTCTCAAATGTTGTTTTCGCTATAAGCAACAAGTTCTATAGAAGCCAGCCAGTACCTTTACCGGAACAAAAGTTTAGGTTCGTTCTAGATACTTATGAGAACTATATCGATGAAGCTGAAATAGTCTTGAAGGCATTTACAGAAGTGTTTGTTGAAGGAGATGCCCTACATCAGCCATTCACATTCCCTATACCTACAGCGATAATGAATAACGATATGGAGAAGATACTTAATAGCAATGAGGATCTAGGGAAAAGCTTCTGGGGTATGGTTGCCAAAGTCGGGCAGATGTATTTCCTAAACGGCTATCGCCACAAAGCTGAAGACTTATTCAGTTTCTGCTGTAGATTGTTGAGCGATATGGGTAGAGTTAGAGAGATTCTACATCAAGCTAAAGGTATGTGGGATATGCCTCCGTCAGTTGGATCCATAAATGTTGTTGTAATTAATTTACCGAGACTAGCTATGATCGCTAGAATATCAGATGAGAGAAGAATGTTCGATAAACTTGATGAACTGCTAGAGATTGGCAGAGAAACACTTATGTGGTTTAGAGCTAGATACCAAAAACTATTTGCGGAAGGCATGTATCCAATGACTAAAGAATACATAGATCCTACAGATCCATTCAAATTCTACTACAACACAATCGGTGTTATAGGTATGGCCGAATATGCATCTGTAATGATGGGGAACCCATTTCTCTGGCTAAAGATGCAGCCTTCTGATATACCCAAGGTTGTTAAGCTATATAGCGATATACTTAGATACATAAGCAAGAGGCTTCAAGAGTTTGAAGAAGAAGATGAAGTGCTATATAATGTTGAAGAAGTACCGGGAGAAACACTAGGAGTCAAACTTGCTTGGAAAGATGTATCTTTTGCTAAAGAGCTCACCAGATCTGAAGATCTCTCTATCTATATACCTGTTGGTGAAGTTGATGGAAGAAAGAACCCCTTCTATACAAATCAGCTTACACCACCCTACACAACTCTACACCTCAGGCATCAGCTAGAGATAGAATCACAATGCCAGAAACTCTTTACAGGTGGCGTAATTAAACACGTGTTCGTGGATAAAGAACTTTCACTAGAGACTGTAGCTAGATTTGTTACAAGAACTCTTAGAGAAACAGACATAGTCTATATGTCTATAACACCTACGGTAGCTGTATGTCCTTCATGCGGACATAGATCGATAGGTAGAGTAACCAGATGCTCAAATTGTGGAGCACCTATGGATTTGTGGAGCAGGATAGTGGGGTATTATAGACCAGTTAAAGCATGGAACAGCGGAAGAGCTGCAGAATTTAATTTAAGAAGAGATCTATCAAGAGAAGTAGAGGAACTCGCTATATAG
- a CDS encoding monovalent cation/H+ antiporter complex subunit F has translation MSFTEYVVEFILIVYLFSAIMFLIRIVRGPTIFDRIVAVDALSYDLTVFMALIAFYVNRPLVATPMMLIALWAYALDVCISRALRHRDMG, from the coding sequence ATGAGCTTTACAGAATATGTAGTCGAGTTCATATTGATAGTCTATCTTTTTTCTGCTATAATGTTTTTAATTAGAATTGTTAGAGGACCAACTATATTTGATAGAATTGTTGCTGTAGATGCTTTAAGTTATGATCTTACTGTATTTATGGCGTTGATAGCTTTCTATGTAAATAGACCTTTAGTAGCTACACCTATGATGCTCATAGCTCTTTGGGCTTACGCTCTAGATGTATGTATATCTAGAGCTTTGAGACATAGAGATATGGGTTGA
- the mnhG gene encoding monovalent cation/H(+) antiporter subunit G — MLQLFVEAVELVGIVLLLIGGFFELTGAIGVLRLPNFFSRIHAATASAIGGTVVPLIGLALVALAQIEMGWERVYLASLCIVSAILILLVAPAGSQALMRAAYMSRYREIEDDEAEATEREYR; from the coding sequence ATGCTACAGCTATTTGTAGAAGCAGTTGAGCTTGTAGGTATTGTTCTTTTACTTATCGGAGGATTCTTTGAGCTTACTGGAGCTATAGGTGTACTCAGATTACCTAACTTTTTTTCAAGAATTCATGCAGCTACAGCTTCAGCTATAGGTGGAACTGTAGTTCCTTTGATTGGTTTAGCTCTAGTTGCTCTAGCTCAGATCGAAATGGGTTGGGAGAGAGTGTATCTAGCATCACTATGTATTGTTTCAGCCATACTGATACTACTGGTAGCACCAGCAGGTAGTCAAGCTCTTATGAGGGCAGCATATATGTCTAGATACAGAGAGATAGAAGATGATGAGGCTGAAGCTACAGAGAGGGAGTATAGATGA
- a CDS encoding DUF4040 domain-containing protein, with protein MILPLLVVLIASFFSVVAAYLTVVEKDLLTAVVYLSLLGVCYTIIYYVLMAPDIALVYIPISTVILPVVLIIVLRKTKRYEE; from the coding sequence ATGATACTGCCTCTCTTAGTTGTATTAATAGCTTCGTTTTTCTCGGTAGTCGCAGCATATCTAACTGTTGTCGAAAAAGATCTTTTGACGGCTGTAGTTTACTTATCTCTTCTAGGTGTATGCTATACAATCATATACTATGTACTTATGGCTCCTGATATAGCTCTAGTCTACATCCCTATATCTACAGTCATTTTACCGGTTGTATTGATAATTGTGTTGAGAAAGACCAAGAGGTATGAAGAATGA
- a CDS encoding MnhB domain-containing protein, which produces MTKVSRRMRNLVVAISLGIFAISLGVALSVGHLGILPARELRKLAQNILINTYNPWNQTLTSYSLNAVSAIIWDYRGIDTVFETMVLFAAVVGVSLLFRDVHKEKVKNRVMPFTIKISTQLIVLVTIVIALSLAVHGHLTPGGGFQAGAVIATAIALSIIVFSLDVLHRIGLSTKFLLGIRLVSLLLILFTALLPLFTLLITNTWAYIMQNQVKTDSQFSMPNMFLNTPLAGSIFLFNLFEFAAVATAFSYVLILFVMYREKRHAIDKLKEDIN; this is translated from the coding sequence ATGACTAAGGTTAGTAGAAGGATGAGAAATCTGGTTGTAGCGATATCGCTAGGGATTTTCGCGATATCTCTTGGAGTAGCTCTTAGTGTAGGACATTTAGGTATTCTACCAGCTAGAGAGTTGAGGAAGCTTGCTCAAAACATTTTAATCAATACCTATAATCCATGGAATCAAACACTAACTTCATATTCATTAAATGCTGTTTCAGCTATTATATGGGATTACAGAGGTATAGATACAGTATTTGAAACAATGGTGCTTTTTGCTGCTGTTGTAGGTGTTTCACTTCTGTTTCGTGATGTTCATAAAGAAAAGGTGAAGAATCGTGTAATGCCGTTTACCATCAAAATCTCTACACAATTGATAGTACTAGTTACTATAGTAATTGCTTTATCGCTAGCTGTTCACGGTCATTTAACACCTGGAGGAGGGTTTCAAGCGGGAGCTGTTATAGCTACAGCTATAGCTTTAAGCATAATCGTTTTCTCTCTAGATGTTCTACATAGAATAGGTTTATCAACTAAATTTCTTCTAGGAATACGGTTAGTATCTTTATTGCTCATACTATTCACAGCTTTGCTACCTCTATTCACATTGTTAATAACTAATACTTGGGCATATATCATGCAGAATCAAGTAAAAACTGACTCACAATTCTCTATGCCAAATATGTTTCTAAATACTCCTTTAGCGGGATCGATATTTCTCTTCAATTTATTTGAATTTGCAGCAGTAGCTACAGCATTCTCATATGTATTGATACTCTTTGTTATGTATAGAGAAAAAAGACATGCCATAGACAAGTTGAAGGAGGATATCAATTGA
- a CDS encoding cation:proton antiporter subunit C, which produces MTQELLSMIFTIAVVAFVVNIVVASYGIFARHSVLKKIMSLVIFSDSINILAISLGYRVVERGYPSPPIISIKPQNPEDLGVVVSSAVDPLPQAFVLTAIVIGLSITIFLLGLSVLYYSYFGTDDIRVSLKEKEDEEDME; this is translated from the coding sequence TTGACGCAAGAACTTCTATCCATGATTTTCACAATCGCCGTAGTAGCATTTGTGGTCAATATAGTTGTGGCGTCTTATGGTATATTTGCTAGACATTCTGTATTGAAGAAAATTATGTCGCTCGTTATATTCTCTGATTCTATAAATATTCTTGCTATATCGCTTGGTTATAGAGTTGTCGAAAGAGGCTATCCTTCACCTCCAATAATTAGTATAAAGCCTCAGAATCCAGAGGATCTAGGTGTTGTAGTATCTTCTGCTGTAGATCCACTTCCTCAAGCATTTGTCTTAACAGCTATAGTTATAGGTCTCTCTATCACGATATTTCTCCTTGGATTATCCGTGCTATACTATAGTTATTTTGGAACAGACGATATAAGGGTTTCTCTTAAGGAGAAAGAAGATGAAGAGGATATGGAATAA
- a CDS encoding Na+/H+ antiporter subunit E has product MKRIWNKIVISIFVFILYIVFTGFATELTIISGLVLSITVAIATEAKLIERELNINDIARLLYLFKYLLRFIVIELKEHIEIAKIVFSRKVKLEPKVVKIPIDLRSSYGIAFLASTITNTPGTIVIHIDSNRGNLYIHWLTPKSEDLSEVKKIIVGDLENIIKKIFE; this is encoded by the coding sequence ATGAAGAGGATATGGAATAAGATTGTTATCTCTATCTTTGTGTTCATTCTATACATAGTATTTACAGGATTTGCTACAGAATTGACTATCATTTCAGGACTAGTACTTTCAATTACTGTAGCTATAGCTACTGAAGCAAAGCTTATCGAAAGAGAGCTGAATATTAATGATATAGCTAGGCTACTCTATCTCTTCAAATACTTGCTAAGATTCATCGTCATAGAGCTTAAAGAACATATAGAGATAGCTAAAATAGTATTTAGCAGAAAGGTAAAACTCGAACCTAAGGTAGTAAAGATACCTATTGATCTTAGATCTAGCTATGGTATAGCTTTCTTGGCATCAACAATCACAAATACTCCAGGAACAATAGTAATACATATTGATAGTAATAGAGGGAATCTATATATACATTGGCTTACTCCAAAATCTGAAGATCTTAGTGAAGTGAAGAAAATTATTGTTGGAGATCTTGAGAACATTATAAAGAAAATATTTGAGTGA
- a CDS encoding proton-conducting transporter membrane subunit yields MAMAIEVGVISLLYLISSVIIALLHTISVRERLIDLIAATLALIGLLLNIKIFMYVNSIGLLVYRFGGFPPPLGVIYVVDGISCILALLASFALLLSLLFSIQFIEPNVKALYYVLAFLLTSGVVGSLFTGDIFNLYVSIELVAISSYAITSIHKDNPKAIRVAIIYGISGTIVTSFLLLVTFMVYGSYGTLNMADIALKASNIEAEVVFSGNVYGDIVFISKIVLALATWVFLFKSGIMPNHFWLPEVYKVAPLPAIAIFTASADIIGIYGLIRFYYTIFGIDTLVKDFRNTLLILLMIIGGMSTIVSAAFVSRQNSIRKLVAYSSISQFSLSLLGVTIGIGEAIGGVILHLISNGLGDMSIIFSAATIKRVARGKCSNRSMIIIPYVALVIGLLNLFGIIPLLPGFWSKTYLAMGFVKAGFPQGAAIVLISTGLCALGYMRMIIRYLPRASDSSVCINNNGVSRELVLPLTILIILVIVTIVLGIFLTAHNYVRDIFVSYGYMVMDSKRYIDIVFSDS; encoded by the coding sequence ATGGCTATGGCTATTGAGGTAGGGGTTATATCGCTCCTATACCTGATTTCATCAGTAATTATTGCTCTTCTGCACACGATTTCAGTTAGAGAAAGATTAATTGATTTAATAGCAGCTACTTTAGCATTAATTGGTTTGCTACTCAATATAAAGATCTTCATGTACGTAAATTCCATAGGTTTACTAGTTTATAGATTTGGTGGATTTCCACCACCGTTGGGCGTAATCTATGTAGTAGATGGTATTAGCTGTATATTAGCTCTGCTAGCCTCTTTTGCATTACTTCTATCGCTCTTGTTTTCAATTCAATTCATAGAACCAAATGTAAAGGCTCTATACTATGTTCTAGCATTTCTACTTACTTCAGGTGTGGTTGGATCTCTCTTTACAGGAGACATATTTAATCTCTATGTATCTATAGAGCTTGTAGCTATATCGTCCTACGCTATAACTAGTATCCATAAAGATAATCCAAAAGCTATTAGAGTAGCAATAATCTATGGTATTAGTGGAACTATTGTTACATCATTTCTACTTCTAGTTACATTTATGGTTTATGGTTCTTATGGAACACTAAATATGGCTGATATAGCTCTAAAAGCTTCTAATATAGAAGCAGAGGTTGTTTTCTCTGGTAATGTTTATGGAGATATAGTTTTCATCTCCAAGATTGTATTAGCATTAGCTACATGGGTTTTTCTTTTTAAATCTGGTATAATGCCTAACCATTTCTGGCTTCCAGAAGTATATAAAGTTGCACCTCTACCAGCTATAGCCATCTTCACGGCATCAGCTGATATAATCGGTATCTATGGTTTAATTAGATTCTATTACACGATATTCGGTATAGATACTCTTGTTAAAGATTTTAGAAATACTCTCCTAATTTTGCTCATGATTATCGGCGGAATGTCTACAATAGTTTCAGCAGCTTTTGTATCTAGACAGAATAGTATACGTAAATTAGTGGCATATAGCTCTATATCTCAATTCAGTTTATCTTTACTTGGTGTAACGATAGGTATTGGTGAAGCAATTGGTGGAGTCATTCTACATTTGATTTCAAATGGGTTAGGAGATATGTCTATAATATTTAGTGCTGCAACTATAAAACGTGTAGCCAGAGGTAAGTGTAGTAATAGATCAATGATAATTATTCCATACGTAGCTCTAGTTATAGGTTTATTGAATCTCTTTGGAATAATACCTCTTCTACCAGGTTTTTGGAGCAAAACATATCTAGCTATGGGGTTCGTTAAAGCAGGGTTTCCTCAGGGAGCTGCTATAGTTCTTATATCAACAGGTCTTTGTGCACTAGGATATATGAGGATGATTATCAGATACTTACCTAGAGCTTCAGATTCGTCTGTATGTATCAATAATAATGGTGTTTCTAGAGAACTTGTGCTACCTTTGACTATATTGATTATCTTAGTAATAGTAACTATTGTTTTAGGTATTTTTCTCACGGCACATAATTATGTGAGAGATATTTTCGTATCATATGGATATATGGTTATGGATAGCAAAAGATACATAGATATAGTGTTTTCAGATAGCTAG